CAACGTCTTCCGCATGAAGCTGCTTGGCGCGGAAATCGTGCCCGTCACCAGCGGGCGTGGCACGCTCAAGGATGCCATGAACGAAGGCCTGCGGGACTGGGTCGCGAATGTGGAGGATACCTTCTACATCATCGGCACTGCGGCAGGTCCCCATCCCTATCCGGAGATGGTCCGCGACTTCCAGAGCATCATCGGCAAGGAAGCGCGCGCGCAGATGCTCGACCGTATCGGCCGCTTGCCCGATCTCGCAGTGGCGTGCATCGGCGGCGGATCGAATGCGCTCGGCCTGTTCCACCCGTTCCTCGATGATCGCGAAGTAAAGCTCCTGGGTGTGGAGGCTGCGGGACACGGCCTCGATGGTGACGAGCACGCGGCAAGCCTGCTTGGAGGTTTCCCCGGCGTGCTGCACGGCAACAAGACCTACCTGCTGCAGGACGAAGACGGCCAGATCACCGAAGGCCATTCGATCAGCGCCGGTCTGGATTATCCGGGCATTGGTCCCGAGCATGCCTGGCTCAAGGACACGGGCCGCGTCGAATATACCGCCGTCACCGACGAAGAGGCGCTTGAAGCGTTCCAGCTCCTCTGCCGCACCGAGGGCATCATCCCGGCACTTGAGCCCAGCCACGCCATCGCGGCGGTGGCCAAGCGGGCGAAGGAGATGCCGAAGGACAGCGTTATCCTCGCAAACCTTTGCGGACGCGGCGACAAGGACATTTTCACCGTTGCCGAGAAGCTGGGAGTGGAGATGTGAGCGAGCACCTGCGTATTCCTATGGAATTTGTTGGTTTCACCATATTTGTGTGGATTTTTGGTGTAGTTGGAATAGCTGTAGTCGAACGAACAGAACCGGCTTTTTTGAGCACTCGCGGTGCCGTTAGCTATATTGTTGCAGGCGCATTGTTAGCGTGGCTGTCTTGGGGCTATCGAGCAAAGGCAGCGGGGCACGAAAATTGACCCGCCTCTCCAACGCCTTCTCCAAGCCCCACCCCGCCCTCGTCTGCTTCGTTACTGCAGGCGATGGCGACACCGCGTCTAACCTCGACGCTCTGGTCGAGGGCGGCGCGGATGTGATCGAGCTGGGTATGCCCTTCACCGACCCCATGGCCGATGGTCCGGCGATCCAGGCGGCGAATATCCGTTCGCTCAACGCAGGGACCACGACCGCCGACGTGCTGCGTATCGCACGCAAGTTCCGTGAACGGCATCCGGAGATTCCGCTGGTCCTCATGGGCTATGCCAACCCGATGATCAGGCGCGGGCCGGACTGGTTCGCCAATGCTGCGAAGGAAGCGGGCGTCGACGGCGTGATCTGCGTCGATATTCCCCCTGAAGAGGATGATGCCCTCGGCC
This DNA window, taken from Qipengyuania seohaensis, encodes the following:
- the trpA gene encoding tryptophan synthase subunit alpha, whose protein sequence is MTRLSNAFSKPHPALVCFVTAGDGDTASNLDALVEGGADVIELGMPFTDPMADGPAIQAANIRSLNAGTTTADVLRIARKFRERHPEIPLVLMGYANPMIRRGPDWFANAAKEAGVDGVICVDIPPEEDDALGPQLRDAGIAPIRLATPTTDAKRLPQVLDGSSGFLYYVAVAGITGMQQAAIESIEANVSRIKQSTDIPVAVGFGVRTPEQAAEIAEVADGVVVGSALVELVGEYGVDAPAKLRELTAGLAKAVHSAAKGPA
- the trpB gene encoding tryptophan synthase subunit beta, giving the protein MASNANTFRNQPDERGHFGDYGGRYVAETLMPLVLDLEREYRKAQADPEFQREFDDLLEHYVGRPSPLYYAERLTEALGGAQVWFKRDELNHTGAHKINNCIGQILLAIRMGKTRIIAETGAGQHGVATATVCARFGLPCVIYMGAEDVRRQSPNVFRMKLLGAEIVPVTSGRGTLKDAMNEGLRDWVANVEDTFYIIGTAAGPHPYPEMVRDFQSIIGKEARAQMLDRIGRLPDLAVACIGGGSNALGLFHPFLDDREVKLLGVEAAGHGLDGDEHAASLLGGFPGVLHGNKTYLLQDEDGQITEGHSISAGLDYPGIGPEHAWLKDTGRVEYTAVTDEEALEAFQLLCRTEGIIPALEPSHAIAAVAKRAKEMPKDSVILANLCGRGDKDIFTVAEKLGVEM